A stretch of the Nematostella vectensis chromosome 1, jaNemVect1.1, whole genome shotgun sequence genome encodes the following:
- the LOC5520282 gene encoding von Willebrand factor A domain-containing protein 2 isoform X2, with translation MRRTPAIIAQVKEAKTEHVKCDKKVDLAIVLDASASMGEDNYKLAKTLTKEIISRFTISPDKTRVSLNFFSANHVIMSKLSDNFSISKLFSLTDRMMYEKSFSILSTSLETVHFEVLAKKGGARPKQKGVKMAVVLVTDGFGTSGYEESIAQAKSLQNYHVEMFTVYPEKSRIYRKVMKHLASKPAKSHLFKLTKDGAARRKVVEQIVKQICLSNKYTF, from the exons ATGCGGCGAACCCCTGCTATTATTG CCCAAGTCAAAGAGGCAAAAACCGAACACGTCAAATGCGACAAGAAGGTGGACCTGGCGATAGTTCTCGATGCCTCTGCAAGTATGGGCGAAGACAATTACAAACTAGCCAAGACTTTGACTAAGGAGATTATAAGTCGATTCACCATCTCCCCGGACAAGACACGAGTTTCGCTAAACTTCTTTTCAGCGAACCATGTAATTATGTCTAAGCTAAGCGATAACTTTAGCATAAGCAAGCTGTTTTCACTGACGGATCGGATGATGTACGAGAAATCATTCTCAATACTTTCTACATCATTGGAGACTGTGCACTTCGAGGTGTTGGCCAAGAAAGGTGGAGCAAgaccaaaacaaaaag GTGTGAAGATGGCAGTTGTCTTGGTAACCGATGGATTTGGCACGTCTGGGTATGAGGAAAGCATAGCCCAGGCAAAGAGCTTGCAGAATTATCATGTCGAGATGTTCACAGTTTATCCAGAAAAAAGCAGAATATATCGCAAAGTCATGAAGCACCTCGCTAGCAAACCCGCGAAGAGCCATCTGTTCAAGTTAACAAAGGACGGGGCTGCGAGGAGAAAAGTAGTGGAACAAATCGTCAAGCAGATTTGTTTAAGCAATAAGTATACGTTTTGA
- the LOC5520282 gene encoding von Willebrand factor A domain-containing protein 2 isoform X1, whose protein sequence is MDGYKYSSFVLLVAASVIYAQVKEAKTEHVKCDKKVDLAIVLDASASMGEDNYKLAKTLTKEIISRFTISPDKTRVSLNFFSANHVIMSKLSDNFSISKLFSLTDRMMYEKSFSILSTSLETVHFEVLAKKGGARPKQKGVKMAVVLVTDGFGTSGYEESIAQAKSLQNYHVEMFTVYPEKSRIYRKVMKHLASKPAKSHLFKLTKDGAARRKVVEQIVKQICLSNKYTF, encoded by the exons ATGGACGGTTATAAGTATAGCTCATTCGTTCTTTTAGTTGCAGCTTCCGTGATATACG CCCAAGTCAAAGAGGCAAAAACCGAACACGTCAAATGCGACAAGAAGGTGGACCTGGCGATAGTTCTCGATGCCTCTGCAAGTATGGGCGAAGACAATTACAAACTAGCCAAGACTTTGACTAAGGAGATTATAAGTCGATTCACCATCTCCCCGGACAAGACACGAGTTTCGCTAAACTTCTTTTCAGCGAACCATGTAATTATGTCTAAGCTAAGCGATAACTTTAGCATAAGCAAGCTGTTTTCACTGACGGATCGGATGATGTACGAGAAATCATTCTCAATACTTTCTACATCATTGGAGACTGTGCACTTCGAGGTGTTGGCCAAGAAAGGTGGAGCAAgaccaaaacaaaaag GTGTGAAGATGGCAGTTGTCTTGGTAACCGATGGATTTGGCACGTCTGGGTATGAGGAAAGCATAGCCCAGGCAAAGAGCTTGCAGAATTATCATGTCGAGATGTTCACAGTTTATCCAGAAAAAAGCAGAATATATCGCAAAGTCATGAAGCACCTCGCTAGCAAACCCGCGAAGAGCCATCTGTTCAAGTTAACAAAGGACGGGGCTGCGAGGAGAAAAGTAGTGGAACAAATCGTCAAGCAGATTTGTTTAAGCAATAAGTATACGTTTTGA
- the LOC5520290 gene encoding collagen alpha-1(XIV) chain yields the protein MRTTMSILAVSILVLASIGHVHSTSIQRETCSKKIDLAIVLDASASVGERNYKLYKQFANKLISRFTLAQGKTRIAVSYFSAYYHQVTALNDVIPKAELRQKVLELPYEASFTKINLAIKTLAAEVFTTRNGARLSEPAPPKGTLEDDDDDDDILKRKPGAKLVTVFLTDSFSSSGLEAMEYRAGILREKGIEIFVVGVPGEDYLGGMAVLASSPINKHSYVISQDAKANEIMMNKLVKRICKVSRSAV from the exons ATGAGGACCACGATGTCAATACTTGCTGTTAGTATCCTTGTTCTGGCTAGCATCGGACATG TTCATAGTACCAGCATTCAACGAGAGACTTGTAGCAAAAAGATAGATCTCGCCATCGTCCTTGACGCGTCGGCTAGCGTGGGGGAACGCAATTATAAACTCTACAAGCAGTTCGCCAACAAACTCATCAGCCGTTTTACCCTGGCGCAGGGAAAGACAAGAATTGCCGTCAGCTATTTCTCCGCCTATTATCATCAGGTGACAGCCCTGAATGACGTCATACCTAAGGCTGAATTGAGGCAAAAGGTGTTAGAGTTACCTTACGAGGCCTCGTTCACAAAGATAAATTTAGCCATCAAAACATTAGCAGCTGAAGTATTCACTACACGGAATGGAGCAAGGCTCTCTGAACCAG CACCTCCGAAAGGCACACTTGaagatgacgacgatgacgatgatatcCTTAAACGAAAGCCAG GTGCCAAGCTCGTGACTGTATTTCTCACCGATTCATTCAGCAGTTCTGGCTTGGAGGCGATGGAGTACAGAGCGGGTATATTAAGGGAAAAGGGTATTGAGATATTTGTTGTTGGCGTACCGGGAGAGGACTACCTTGGCGGGATGGCCGTATTGGCAAGCAGTCCAATAAACAAGCATAGCTATGTCATCAGCCAGGACGCGAAGGCAAACGAGATCATGATGAATAAACTCGTCAAACGGATTTGCAAAGTGTCGAGAAGTGcagtttaa
- the LOC5520297 gene encoding von Willebrand factor A domain-containing protein 2 isoform X2: MYAQDTAAKTEHVKCGKKVDLAIVLDASASMGEDNYKLAKTLTKEIISRFTISPDKTRVSLNFFSAHHVIVSKLSDNFSKSKLMSLTDQMMYEKSFSKLATTLEAVHYELLVKKGGARPKQKGVKMATVLVTDGYGTAGFEETSDEAKSMKKYNVEMFTVYPEKGRTYNKIMMHLASKPTKSHLFKLTKDGGARRKVVDQIVKQICSDNKYRF; encoded by the exons ATGTACG CCCAAGACACAGCGGCAAAAACCGAACACGTCAAATGCGGCAAGAAGGTGGATTTGGCGATAGTTCTCGATGCCTCTGCAAGTATGGGCGAAGACAATTACAAACTAGCCAAGACTTTGACTAAGGAGATCATAAGTCGATTCACCATCTCCCCGGACAAGACACGTGTCTCGCTTAACTTCTTCTCAGCGCACCACGTGATTGTGTCAAAGCTAAGCGATAACTTCAGCAAAAGCAAGCTAATGTCATTGACGGATCAGATGATGTATGAGAAATCCTTCTCAAAGCTCGCTACAACGCTGGAGGCAGTGCATTACGAGCTGCTTGTGAAGAAAGGAGGAGCCCGGCCCAAGCAAAaag GTGTCAAGATGGCGACGGTCTTGGTAACCGATGGATATGGAACGGCTGGATTTGAAGAAACGTCAGACGAAGCGAAGagcatgaaaaaatataacgtCGAGATGTTCACAGTTTATCCGGAAAAAGGCAGAACATATAACAAAATTATGATGCACCTCGCTAGCAAACCCACTAAGTCGCATCTGTTCAAGCTAACAAAGGACGGGGGTGCGAGGAGAAAAGTAGTGGATCAAATCGTCAAGCAGATCTGCTCGGATAATAAGTATAGATTctga
- the LOC116603708 gene encoding uncharacterized protein LOC116603708, which translates to MDKYLMRLVRLLRTAKMSFFSVLCVAFILAGGLLVQGNTCNDRGSPKNGALHCIRFAPSKICQVQCAKGYKFASPAAHTYVCNLMTGTWVAFPSSASDQWPDCILDQ; encoded by the exons ATGGATAAATACTTAATGCGACTAGTGAGATTGCTACGTACTGCCAAGATGAGCTTTTTTTCGGTCCTCTGTGTTGCGTTTATCCTCGCCGGAGGTCTCCTTGTCCAAGGGAATA CATGTAACGATCGTGGGAGCCCGAAAAATGGAGCTCTTCATTGCATAAGGTTCGCGCCATCGAAGATTTGCCAAGTTCAGTGCGCAAAGGGCTACAAGTTCGCGAGTCCAGCCGCGCATACATACGTGTGTAATCTCATGACTGGCACGTGGGTAGCTTTTCCTTCATCAGCGAGTGACCAATGGCCTGATTGCATTTTAGACCAG TGA
- the LOC5520284 gene encoding ribitol-5-phosphate transferase FKTN has product MRREVTLAIILLASLTFLFLQILSLKGIDNQIIGSSLGKVIGLRKKTDDLMWRHLKLLSTVATSAELELFVIDPDVLQDLAVEQISNAGANNSDFIWNFAPRMFSNCRHICGRKRIVLGAFGKSWKSSKSVFQATMLQQRVQQKCCEKQDPRLLTIDRRQYATIDFHCSYTLGNVVVDIVLFHEWGNFLWHGAVSERGEEIPKSEIEIGKREGAFNRFSLKKETLDGIGVFLPQHPLRFLAETKQSGFVRCDVQRARKFFAYHGEGMTKEAAEFTDAARELLKTAVTALDGIGIRFWLSSGTCLGWFRQCSIIPHSKDVDIGIWIKDYDPRLISRFEKHGLHLKHKFGKVEDSLELSFHAASGVKLDIFFFYEETDHMWNGGTRARTGEKYKYIFPKFTLCWTVFLSLRVRVPCETQQYIEANYGFDWDTPVKEWKWNKSPPNVRPNGVWGKTEWPEVIQTFT; this is encoded by the exons ATGCGGCGAGAAGTTACCCTAGCTATTATCCTACTGGCCTCTcttacttttctttttctccagATTCTATCTTTAAAAGGAATCGACAATCAG ATAATAGGATCCTCACTTGGAAAAGTGATTGGATTACGCAAAAAGACTGATGATCTAATGTGG aGACACCTGAAGCTTTTATCTACTGTTGCTACTAGCGCAGAACTTGAGTTATTTGTAATTGATCCTGATGTTTTACAAGACCTTGCTGTTGAACAAATAAGCAATGCAGGAGCCAATAACTCTGACTTCATTTGGAACTTTGCTCCCAGGATGTTTTCAAATTGCAGACATATTTGTGGGAGGAAACGAATTGTGCTTGGGGCTTTTGGAAAATCTTGGAAATCATCCAAG TCTGTATTTCAAGCCACAATGTTACAGCAGAGAGTGCAACAAAAGTGCTGCGAAAAGCAGGACCCACGCTTGCTGACCATTGACAGGAGACAGTATGCCACAATAGACTTCCACTGTTCATATACACTTGgaaatgttgttgttgacatTGTCTTGTTCCATGAATGGGGAAACTTTTTATGGCATGGCGCAGTTTCTGAAAGAGGGGAGGAAATACCAAAGTCTGAAATTGAAATTGGAAAACGAGAAGGGGCATTTAATAG atttagtttaaaaaaggaaacattAGATGGCATTGGTGTATTCTTACCACAACATCCCCTTCGCTTCCTTGCTGAGACGAAGCAGTCTGGTTTTGTCCGATGCGATGTCCAGAGGGCCAGGAAATTCTTTGCTTACCATGGTGAAGGGATGACAAAAGAAGCGGCAGAGTTTACTGATGCTGCAAGAGAGTTACTGAAGACTGCAGTGACTGCTCTTGATGGCATTGGTATCAGGTTTTGGCTCAGCAGTGGAACATGTCTCG GTTGGTTTCGCCAGTGCAGTATTATTCCTCACAGCAAAGATGTGGACATTGGGATCTGGATCAAGGATTATGATCCTCGTCTGATTAGTAGATTTGAGAAGCACGGCCTTCACCTCAAGCATAAATTTGGAAAG GTTGAAGATAGCCTGGAGCTTTCATTCCATGCAGCAAGTGGTGTCAAACtggacattttctttttctatgaAGAAACTGACCACATGTGGAATGGTGGTACCAGAGCAAGGACTGGGGAGAAGTACAA GTACATTTTCCCCAAGTTCACCCTGTGCTGGACGGTGTTCTTGTCCCTACGGGTTCGTGTTCCATGTGAGACACAGCAGTACATCGAGGCAAACTATGGCTTCGACTGGGATACCCCCGTCAAGGAATGGAAATGGAACAAAAGTCCGCCAAATGTCCGGCCAAACGGAGTATGGGGCAAGACAGAATGGCCTGAGGTCATTCAAACATTCACATGA
- the LOC5520281 gene encoding serine protease hepsin yields the protein MCKAFAAITILISIGKGLTWSHCGKRFVPPSSSTASACRRIMGGQRSTIEQHPWMVAMMLDSAQACGGSLVAEDWIVTAAHCFDSTLDRLRWRVVAGNDMPSKAVNTTGVSAIWRHPQYRSNIASLESGPCDYDVALVKLEKSVATTPKTVPICLVPRDTPRDLKRDCYVAGWGRRSFGGEQSLALREVQVHMVPRELCNSANSYGGVIHERALCAGPREGGCGPCQFDSGGPLACREGGLWYMYGIVSYGVGCGVANKFGVYSNMYELTDWVRDTISRHEPNLAQNQNKASLL from the exons ATGTGTAAAGCCTTTGCTGCCATTACGATACTAATATCCATTGGAAAGG GCCTGACATGGTCACACTGTGGTAAGCGTTTCGTCCCTCCTAGCAGTTCGACGGCGAGTGCGTGCAGACGCATCATGGGCGGCCAGCGGTCGACAATTGAACAACACCCATGGATGGTCGCTATGATGCTTGATAGCGCGCAGGCCTGTGGTGGAAGTCTGGTCGCGGAGGACTGGATCGTGACAGCTGCGCATTGCTTTGACTCGA CTCTAGACAGATTGCGATGGCGGGTAGTAGCGGGCAATGACATGCCGTCCAAGGCAGTCAACACTACTGGTGTAAGTGCCATATGGAGACATCCACAGTACAGAAGCAATATTGCATCCCTAGAGTCAGGCCCGTGTGACTATGATGTAG CTCTGGTGAAGTTAGAAAAGTCTGTAGCAACAACCCCCAAGACCGTTCCAATCTGCCTCGTACCACGTGACACACCACGTGATCTCAAGCGGGACTGCTACGTCGCAGGCTGGGGTCGAAGGTCTTTCGGAGGGGAGCAATCACTAGCCCTGAGAGAAGTCCAAGTGCATATGGTGCCACGGGAGTTATGCAACAGTGCCAATAGCTACGGTGGCGTAATCCACGAGCGCGCTCTTTGTGCGGGCCCTCGGGAGGGGGGCTGCGGGCCCTGCCAGTTTGATAGCGGTGGACCGCTGGCGTGCAGGGAAGGCGGGCTCTGGTATATGTATGGTATCGTGTCGTATGGCGTTGGTTGCGGGGTGGCAAATAAATTCGGGGTTTATAGCAACATGTATGAGCTTACAGACTGGGTGAGGGACACCATATCGAGACATGAGCCGAATTTGGcgcaaaatcaaaataaagctAGTCTACTTTGA
- the LOC116603707 gene encoding uncharacterized protein LOC116603707 isoform X2: protein MSRFGMQTRRDRVMSLLPPISLVSGSTDIPLEDRIFSDEPPPIVYPGSFPSKILRHLEKNTFYSAPTQGESAITKKIMYADPVKRVQQKDVIPPFKAEAINSNNNNNNTMSQAKVKHKKSSPKKPIQKPQISSKSQVEFGGVTAEDPRTCVSAPTSARGSCRDREFMTRNGEFEPGNLTAPTTPRPVNKTQGTTDSTGSVEAVNAHVNAMPLPPKTVGLKKESIVHPLELRGDAIDIEPHGADYDEFSRAPYTRPNSRAMTPMQWKNSRALVPVASGGLTEMAHTHNEHTNGFYCNYKDSGLTNKPKIRSTIREVPRPLSRTKNPKKEQPKFLIRAVGYNLHNNPRQHSADMLRRNSAERRAKAEKNKKQELEQKEKDLNESSFRETLTLAIMGPKDNWSAVAPEQQALYGEQQDGTVPESHVIEPGNKCENEGHVTEPGNKCENEGHVTEPRNKCENEGHVTEQGNKCEEGAIGHTKENCKQCEINKNDDSNSANANITKLTGNADNLKSNMENSSDPNAKSKSGKGSKGRRNSKVGRKKSRK from the coding sequence ATGTCCAGATTTGGTATGCAGACTAGACGGGATAGGGTCATGAGCCTGCTACCTCCAATATCCCTGGTCAGTGGCAGCACGGATATCCCACTCGAAGATCGAATCTTTTCCGACGAGCCTCCCCCTATTGTTTACCCGGGAAGCTTTCCATCCAAGATACTCCGCCATCTTGAGAAAAATACGTTTTACTCCGCCCCCACCCAGGGGGAGTCAGCCATCACCAAGAAAATCATGTATGCTGACCCTGTGAAAAGGGTTCAACAAAAAGACGTTATCCCTCCCTTCAAAGCAGAAGCGATAAACTcgaataataacaataataatacaatGTCCCAGGCtaaagtaaaacacaaaaagtcTTCGCCTAAAAAGCCCATTCAGAAACCGCAGATAAGCAGCAAATCGCAAGTTGAATTTGGAGGCGTCACGGCAGAAGACCCACGGACGTGTGTAAGTGCTCCGACATCGGCTAGAGGAAGCTGCCGGGATAGAGAATTCATGACAAGAAACGGGGAATTTGAGCCAGGTAATCTGACAGCTCCGACAACCCCTCGACCAGTGAACAAGACTCAAGGCACAACTGACAGTACGGGCTCAGTAGAGGCGGTCAACGCGCATGTCAATGCAATGCCGCTGCCACCAAAGACTGTGGGCCTCAAGAAGGAGTCTATCGTGCATCCCCTTGAGCTAAGAGGAGACGCTATTGATATCGAGCCGCATGGTGCAGACTATGACGAGTTTAGTAGGGCCCCATACACGAGGCCAAATTCAAGAGCGATGACACCTATGCAATGGAAAAACAGTCGCGCCCTCGTGCCTGTAGCAAGCGGTGGGCTGACAGAGATGGCGCACACACATAACGAGCATACCAACGGGTTTTATTGCAACTATAAAGACTCTGGACTGACGAATAAACCGAAAATTCGATCGACCATACGTGAGGTTCCGAGGCCTTTATCACGCACGAAAAACCCTAAAAAGGAGCAACCTAAATTTTTGATAAGAGCCGTGGGGTACAATCTACATAACAACCCTAGACAACACAGTGCTGATATGTTACGAAGGAATAGCGCCGAGAGAAGGGCGAAGGCGGAGAAGAACAAGAAACAGGAACTAGAACAAAAGGAAAAGGATCTGAACGAGTCGAGTTTCAGGGAGACTTTGACTTTGGCTATAATGGGACCCAAAGACAACTGGTCAGCGGTGGCACCTGAGCAGCAGGCGCTTTATGGAGAACAACAAGATGGTACCGTCCCAGAGAGTCACGTGATCGAGCCGGGGAACAAATGCGAGAATGAGGGTCACGTGACCGAGCCGGGGAACAAATGCGAGAATGAAGGTCACGTGACCGAGCCGAGGAACAAATGCGAGAATGAGGGTCACGTGACCGAGCAGGGGAACAAATGCGAGGAGGGAGCAATTGGACATACAAAAGAGAACTGTAAACAATGCGAGATAAATAAAAACGACGATAGTAACAGTGCTAACGCTAATATCACGAAGCTTACTGGGAATGCCGATAATCTCAAATCTAATATGGAAAATTCTTCTGACCCGAATGCGAAATCTAAGTCAGGAAAAGGTAGTAAGGGGAGGAGAAATTCAAAAGTAGGTCGTAAAAAAAGTcgtaaatga
- the LOC5520297 gene encoding von Willebrand factor A domain-containing protein 2 isoform X1, translating to MVDYKCTFAGFIIAAVILFAQDTAAKTEHVKCGKKVDLAIVLDASASMGEDNYKLAKTLTKEIISRFTISPDKTRVSLNFFSAHHVIVSKLSDNFSKSKLMSLTDQMMYEKSFSKLATTLEAVHYELLVKKGGARPKQKGVKMATVLVTDGYGTAGFEETSDEAKSMKKYNVEMFTVYPEKGRTYNKIMMHLASKPTKSHLFKLTKDGGARRKVVDQIVKQICSDNKYRF from the exons ATGGTTGACTACAAATGTACCTTTGCTGGTTTTATCATCGCTGCAGTGATTTTATTTG CCCAAGACACAGCGGCAAAAACCGAACACGTCAAATGCGGCAAGAAGGTGGATTTGGCGATAGTTCTCGATGCCTCTGCAAGTATGGGCGAAGACAATTACAAACTAGCCAAGACTTTGACTAAGGAGATCATAAGTCGATTCACCATCTCCCCGGACAAGACACGTGTCTCGCTTAACTTCTTCTCAGCGCACCACGTGATTGTGTCAAAGCTAAGCGATAACTTCAGCAAAAGCAAGCTAATGTCATTGACGGATCAGATGATGTATGAGAAATCCTTCTCAAAGCTCGCTACAACGCTGGAGGCAGTGCATTACGAGCTGCTTGTGAAGAAAGGAGGAGCCCGGCCCAAGCAAAaag GTGTCAAGATGGCGACGGTCTTGGTAACCGATGGATATGGAACGGCTGGATTTGAAGAAACGTCAGACGAAGCGAAGagcatgaaaaaatataacgtCGAGATGTTCACAGTTTATCCGGAAAAAGGCAGAACATATAACAAAATTATGATGCACCTCGCTAGCAAACCCACTAAGTCGCATCTGTTCAAGCTAACAAAGGACGGGGGTGCGAGGAGAAAAGTAGTGGATCAAATCGTCAAGCAGATCTGCTCGGATAATAAGTATAGATTctga
- the LOC116603707 gene encoding uncharacterized protein LOC116603707 isoform X1, which yields MTINPPMNRLYNAWGSRGSCRPVQRDPGPSSAFKMSRFGMQTRRDRVMSLLPPISLVSGSTDIPLEDRIFSDEPPPIVYPGSFPSKILRHLEKNTFYSAPTQGESAITKKIMYADPVKRVQQKDVIPPFKAEAINSNNNNNNTMSQAKVKHKKSSPKKPIQKPQISSKSQVEFGGVTAEDPRTCVSAPTSARGSCRDREFMTRNGEFEPGNLTAPTTPRPVNKTQGTTDSTGSVEAVNAHVNAMPLPPKTVGLKKESIVHPLELRGDAIDIEPHGADYDEFSRAPYTRPNSRAMTPMQWKNSRALVPVASGGLTEMAHTHNEHTNGFYCNYKDSGLTNKPKIRSTIREVPRPLSRTKNPKKEQPKFLIRAVGYNLHNNPRQHSADMLRRNSAERRAKAEKNKKQELEQKEKDLNESSFRETLTLAIMGPKDNWSAVAPEQQALYGEQQDGTVPESHVIEPGNKCENEGHVTEPGNKCENEGHVTEPRNKCENEGHVTEQGNKCEEGAIGHTKENCKQCEINKNDDSNSANANITKLTGNADNLKSNMENSSDPNAKSKSGKGSKGRRNSKVGRKKSRK from the exons ATGACTATAAATCCACCGATGAATAGACTGTACAATGCCTGGGGTTCCCGGGGGAGTTGTCGGCCAGTACAG CGCGACCCCGGTCCATCGTCCGCGTTCAAGATGTCCAGATTTGGTATGCAGACTAGACGGGATAGGGTCATGAGCCTGCTACCTCCAATATCCCTGGTCAGTGGCAGCACGGATATCCCACTCGAAGATCGAATCTTTTCCGACGAGCCTCCCCCTATTGTTTACCCGGGAAGCTTTCCATCCAAGATACTCCGCCATCTTGAGAAAAATACGTTTTACTCCGCCCCCACCCAGGGGGAGTCAGCCATCACCAAGAAAATCATGTATGCTGACCCTGTGAAAAGGGTTCAACAAAAAGACGTTATCCCTCCCTTCAAAGCAGAAGCGATAAACTcgaataataacaataataatacaatGTCCCAGGCtaaagtaaaacacaaaaagtcTTCGCCTAAAAAGCCCATTCAGAAACCGCAGATAAGCAGCAAATCGCAAGTTGAATTTGGAGGCGTCACGGCAGAAGACCCACGGACGTGTGTAAGTGCTCCGACATCGGCTAGAGGAAGCTGCCGGGATAGAGAATTCATGACAAGAAACGGGGAATTTGAGCCAGGTAATCTGACAGCTCCGACAACCCCTCGACCAGTGAACAAGACTCAAGGCACAACTGACAGTACGGGCTCAGTAGAGGCGGTCAACGCGCATGTCAATGCAATGCCGCTGCCACCAAAGACTGTGGGCCTCAAGAAGGAGTCTATCGTGCATCCCCTTGAGCTAAGAGGAGACGCTATTGATATCGAGCCGCATGGTGCAGACTATGACGAGTTTAGTAGGGCCCCATACACGAGGCCAAATTCAAGAGCGATGACACCTATGCAATGGAAAAACAGTCGCGCCCTCGTGCCTGTAGCAAGCGGTGGGCTGACAGAGATGGCGCACACACATAACGAGCATACCAACGGGTTTTATTGCAACTATAAAGACTCTGGACTGACGAATAAACCGAAAATTCGATCGACCATACGTGAGGTTCCGAGGCCTTTATCACGCACGAAAAACCCTAAAAAGGAGCAACCTAAATTTTTGATAAGAGCCGTGGGGTACAATCTACATAACAACCCTAGACAACACAGTGCTGATATGTTACGAAGGAATAGCGCCGAGAGAAGGGCGAAGGCGGAGAAGAACAAGAAACAGGAACTAGAACAAAAGGAAAAGGATCTGAACGAGTCGAGTTTCAGGGAGACTTTGACTTTGGCTATAATGGGACCCAAAGACAACTGGTCAGCGGTGGCACCTGAGCAGCAGGCGCTTTATGGAGAACAACAAGATGGTACCGTCCCAGAGAGTCACGTGATCGAGCCGGGGAACAAATGCGAGAATGAGGGTCACGTGACCGAGCCGGGGAACAAATGCGAGAATGAAGGTCACGTGACCGAGCCGAGGAACAAATGCGAGAATGAGGGTCACGTGACCGAGCAGGGGAACAAATGCGAGGAGGGAGCAATTGGACATACAAAAGAGAACTGTAAACAATGCGAGATAAATAAAAACGACGATAGTAACAGTGCTAACGCTAATATCACGAAGCTTACTGGGAATGCCGATAATCTCAAATCTAATATGGAAAATTCTTCTGACCCGAATGCGAAATCTAAGTCAGGAAAAGGTAGTAAGGGGAGGAGAAATTCAAAAGTAGGTCGTAAAAAAAGTcgtaaatga